In one window of Deinococcus roseus DNA:
- a CDS encoding amidase, which produces MDMDHHAWAFKPAEPLQKSSTGLLKGLTFSVKDLIGVSPWPLKASTHAPLPHVPDNPVTQKLLLAGALLVGKTHLHEIALGIMGMNPVAGQALNPLSPNRISGGSSSGAAITVATRECDFALGTDTGGSIRIPAALCGVYGFKPTHNLYSTQGVLPLSPTCDHLGTFARSINMIQQVHQAILGERPLHVSWKGVKVGLWSIKNWVTPEVWETTENFSHKLQRLGASVEVFDFQVPAGTYSTIVLAEAAFIHRAALEREEAGFGEGTLALLQQGKTIPAVQYLAAMKERDMVLQDLKGLFHRYDVLIAPTVPSIAPLLGEDTLDLPEGKIPMRQAFLRITNPWSLLGIPVVSVPLPLRGLSIGVQVMLPQGEDARLLGLCAELG; this is translated from the coding sequence ATGGACATGGACCATCACGCCTGGGCCTTCAAGCCTGCAGAACCCCTGCAAAAAAGCAGCACCGGGCTTCTCAAGGGGCTCACTTTCAGTGTCAAGGACCTCATCGGCGTTTCCCCGTGGCCCCTGAAGGCCAGCACCCATGCTCCCCTGCCCCATGTTCCAGACAACCCGGTCACCCAGAAACTGCTGCTGGCCGGAGCCCTGCTGGTTGGCAAAACCCACCTGCATGAAATTGCCCTGGGGATCATGGGCATGAATCCCGTGGCCGGACAGGCCCTCAATCCGCTGTCTCCCAACCGCATTTCAGGTGGGAGCAGCAGTGGCGCAGCCATCACTGTGGCCACCCGCGAATGTGATTTTGCGCTGGGCACCGATACCGGAGGCAGCATTCGCATTCCAGCGGCCCTGTGCGGGGTGTATGGCTTCAAGCCCACCCACAACCTGTACAGCACCCAGGGGGTTTTGCCCCTCAGCCCCACCTGTGACCATCTGGGCACTTTTGCCCGCAGCATCAACATGATCCAGCAGGTGCACCAGGCCATTCTGGGAGAAAGGCCCCTGCATGTCTCCTGGAAAGGCGTGAAGGTGGGTTTGTGGAGCATCAAGAACTGGGTGACCCCGGAAGTGTGGGAAACCACCGAGAATTTCTCCCACAAGCTGCAACGGCTGGGGGCCAGTGTGGAGGTCTTCGATTTTCAGGTGCCTGCAGGCACCTACAGCACCATTGTGCTGGCAGAAGCGGCCTTCATTCACCGGGCCGCCCTGGAGCGGGAAGAGGCGGGTTTCGGAGAGGGCACCCTGGCTTTGTTGCAGCAGGGGAAAACCATCCCGGCTGTGCAATACCTTGCCGCCATGAAAGAACGGGACATGGTGCTGCAGGACCTCAAAGGCCTGTTCCACCGTTACGATGTCCTGATTGCCCCCACCGTTCCCAGCATTGCCCCTTTGCTGGGTGAGGACACCCTGGACCTGCCAGAAGGCAAAATCCCCATGAGGCAGGCCTTCCTGAGGATCACCAATCCCTGGAGCCTGCTGGGCATTCCCGTGGTCAGTGTGCCCCTCCCTTTGCGCGGCCTGAGCATCGGGGTGCAAGTGATGCTGCCCCAGGGGGAAGATGCAAGGCTGCTGGGGCTGTGTGCTGAGCTGGGGTGA